One region of Triticum aestivum cultivar Chinese Spring chromosome 6B, IWGSC CS RefSeq v2.1, whole genome shotgun sequence genomic DNA includes:
- the LOC543147 gene encoding expansin-B11 gives MAKTCTLALLGALLVLSLLVSPIACSRKLAKVGGHDKSAPVKGHKNQTTTNPSSSAAYGGGWLPAGATYYGNPNGDGSDGGACGYQTAVGHRPFSSMIAAGSSPLFMAGKGCGACYDVKCTSNSACSGKPVTIVITDLSPGNLYPGEPCHFDMSGTALGAMAKPGMADKLRAGGVIRMQYKRVPCKYPGVNIAFRVDQGSNPFYFKTLIEFEDDDGDLKAVALKEAGSGAWTPMAQDWGALWRLNEGRQLRAPFSLRLTSDSGRKLVVSNVIPANWKAGATYRSLVNYP, from the exons atggcGAAAACTTGCACCCTAGCGCTACTTGGCGCACTGCTGGTGCTCTCGCTTCTTGTGAGCCCAATTGCTTGCTCCCGCAAGCTCGCCAAGGTGGGCGGGCACGACAAGTCTGCTCCGGTCAAGGGCCACAAAAACCAGACCACCACTAACCCCTCCTCGTCCGCCGCATACGGCGGCGGCTGGTTGCCCGCCGGCGCCACGTATTACGGCAACCCCAACGGCGACGGGAGCGACG GCGGAGCGTGTGGCTACCAAACCGCTGTTGGGCACCGGCCGTTCTCGTCGATGATCGCCGCCGGGAGCTCGCCTCTGTTCATGGCGGGCAAGGGCTGCGGCGCGTGCTATGAT GTTAAATGCACGAGCAACTCGGCCTGCTCCGGGAAGCCTGTGACCATCGTCATCACCGACCTGAGCCCCGGCAACCTCTACCCCGGCGAGCCGTGCCATTTCGACATGAGCGGCACCGCCCTGGGCGCCATGGCGAAGCCTGGCATGGCCGACAAGCTCCGCGCCGGCGGTGTCATCAGGATGCAGTACAAGAG GGTGCCATGCAAGTACCCTGGCGTCAACATTGCCTTCAGGGTGGACCAGGGCTCCAACCCCTTCTACTTCAAGACCCTGATCGAGTTTGAGGACGACGACGGCGACCTCAAGGCCGTGGCCCTCAAGGAGGCCGGCAGCGGCGCCTGGACGCCCATGGCACAGGACTGGGGCGCATTGTGGCGCCTCAACGAGGGCAGGCAGCTGCGCGCCCCCTTCTCGCTCCGGCTCACGTCCGACTCCGGCAGGAAGCTCGTCGTCAGCaacgtcatccccgccaactggaAGGCCGGGGCCACGTACCGCTCCCTGGTGAACTACCCCTGA